In one Betta splendens chromosome 14, fBetSpl5.4, whole genome shotgun sequence genomic region, the following are encoded:
- the kcnip1b gene encoding Kv channel-interacting protein 1b isoform X2, with protein MGAVVGTLTMQTKQRRPSRDKMDDELEMTMVCHRPEGLEQLEAQTNFTKQELQILYRGFKNECPSGVVNEETFKHIYAQFFPHGDASMYAHYLFNAFDTTNNGSIKFKDFVTGLSTLLRGTLREKLEWTFHLYDINRDGYINREEMTEIVRAIYDMMGKYTYPAIKGDVPQQHVDAFFQKMDKNKDGVVTLEEFVVACQEDETMMRSMQLFENVM; from the exons ATAAAATGGACGACGAGCTGGAGATGACGATGGTGTGTCACAGGCCGGAGGGACTCGAGCAACTGGAAGCGCAGACGAACTTCACCAAACAGGAGCTGCAGATCCTTTATCGTGGCTTTAAGAAT GAATGTCCGAGTGGCGTGGTGAACGAGGAGACCTTTAAGCACATTTACGCACAGTTCTTTCCTCACGGAG acgCCAGCATGTACGCACATTACCTGTTCAACGCGTTTGACACCACAAATAACGGCTCCATTAAGTTCAAG GACTTCGTCACGGGACTGTCTACATTACTGCGGGGGACTCTGAGGGAGAAGCTGGAGTGGACGTTTCACTTGTATGACATCAACAGAGACGGCTACATAAACAGAGAG GAAATGACTGAGATCGTGAGAGCCATTTATGACATGATGGGAAAGTACACCTACCCTGCGATCAAGGGGGACGTCCCACAGCAGCATGTGGATGCCTTCTTCCAG aaaatggataaaaacaaagatggagtGGTGACTTTGGAGGAGTTTGTTGTAGCCTGCCAGGAG GATGAAACTATGATGAGGTCCATGCAGCTCTTTGAAAACGTGATGTAG